The sequence below is a genomic window from Streptomyces sp. B21-105.
GCCGGTGGGGGCGTACTGGTGGGCGACCGCCGGTGGGTGAGCGGCACCGCGCGTCGCCGGGCCCGGCCGGTCACTGCGGGCGCGCCATCAGTATCGCGACGTCGTCCTGGGCGGGACGCGGGAGCATCTGCTCGAGGACGCCGTCACAGAGCGCCGGCAGGGGCCGTCCGGGTCGCCGCAGGGACCGGGCGAGCCGGTCGAGCCCCTGGTCGAGGTCGCGGTCCCGGGCTTCGATGAGGCCGTCGGTGTACAGCACGAGCAGGCTGCCGGACGGCAGCGGAACCTCTTCGGCCTCGAACTGCCGCCCACCGGTTCCCAGCGGGGTGCCGGGCGAGCCGTCGAGGAAGGTGACGGCGCCCGCGCCCGTCACCACGGCCGGCGGCGGATGACCGGCCCTGGCGACGAGGCATCCGCCGGCGGCGGGGTCGTGGACGGCGTAGACGCAGGTCGCCATCTGGTCGTCGCCCATCTCGGCCACGACGGCGTCGAGCGAGCGGAGCATGCGGGCCGGGTCGACGTCGTGGCGGGCGAGCGTGCGCACCGCCGTGCGGAGCTGGCCCATGACGGCCGCGGCGTGGATGCCGTGCCCCATGACGTCCCCGATGACGAGCCCCGTTCTGCCGTCGGGCAGCGCGATGACGTCGTACCAGTCGCCGCCGACGTCGTGCTCGCTCGCCGGCCGGTACCGGCCCGTGAGCTCGAGGCCGGGGACGACGGGCAGCGCGCGGTTGGTCAGACTGCGCTGCAGGGTCAGGGCCGCCGCCCGCTGCCGGGTGTACATGAGCGCGTTGTCGATGTTGAGGGCGGCACGCGCCGCCAGCTCGTCGATGAGCACGCACTCCTGGTCGTCGAAGGGCTCACGGCTGCGCAGCCGTGTCACCACGATCGCCCCGAGGACCTTGCCCCGGGCGACCAGCGGGATCAGCCGCGCGGACCCGAGGCTTATGAGGTAGGCGCGCAGCTCGTCGGCGCGCGGGTCGGTGACCAGGGCGGGAACGTCGGCCCGGTAGAGGTTGGTGGGGCGGCCGTCGGCGATGACCCGTTCGTAGAGGGAGCCCGCCGCGATCCGGGAGGTCATGCCGGGGCGCAGCTTCGCGGTCGGTGCGGCGGGATCGGGGAAGAGGGCGGCCGTCCGCCGGACCACGCCCCGGGTGACGGCGGTGGACTCGTCGGGTGCGAGGACCTCCTCGAGGAGCTGCACGTCGGCGGAGTCGGCGAGCTGGGGCACCAGCATCTGCACGATCTCCTCGGAGGTCTGCCGCAGATCCAGGGTGGTGCCGATGCGGGCGCCGGCCTCCGCCAGCAGCGCGAAGCGGTGACGGGCGCGTTCGGCGTCGTGTTCCGCCTGCTGGCTCTCGGTGATGTCGATGAGGGAGGCGATCACGCCCAGGGTCCGGCCGCCGCCGTCGAGCAGCGGCGCGTAGGAGCACGACCAGGTGCGTTCGCGGTCGGGGTCCGCGGGGGTCCGCCCGGTGCGGCGGACGTCGACGACGGCCGTCCCCCGCTCCAGGACCTCCCGCATGGTCGCCTCCAGCGCCACCGCGTTGACACCGGGCACGACCTCGGTCAGCCGCCTGCCGAGGTGCTCGGCGGCCGAGGCGCCGTTCATCCGGGCGAGGGCGTCGTTGACCCGGAGGAAGCGCAGGTCGGCGCCGAGGGTGGCTAGGCCGATGGGCGACTGGCGGAAGAGGCTCTCCAGGGCCGCGAGGGAATCGCGCATGCGCAGCACCTGGGAGGTCTCCACGGCGATCAGCAGAGCTCCGGGCCGGCCCCGCGCGTCGGCGGCCGGGACGATCCACATCTCCATGGTGACCTGGTGGCCGTCGCGGTGGCGCACCGACAGCGTGCCGACCACGGTCTCCCCGCCCTGGACGCGGTGGGTGAGGTGGTCGGCCAGCTCACGGTTGCCCTCGGGCACCAGAAGGGCCGAAGCGAGCCGGTCGAGGACGTCCTGCGGCCGGTACCCGAGCAGGTCCTGAGCGGCCAGCGACCACTCCACGATGCGGCCGTCCGAGTCCTCCCGCCACAGCGCGATCGGAAGCAGCTCCCGCAGTACGCCGGCGTACCCGACAGCTCCCCGAGGCTGCTCGGGCGCCGCGCCCGCCCGGTGAGGGGCTTCCACCGCGCTACCTCCCCATCGGCGTGGATTATATGAAAACACCATATCCAGAACATTCCGGGAAGAGGGGCGCTCGCGTACGCCCGCGCCGGACGCTTCCGTACGCCCGAGCCGCGCCCGGCCACGCGCGGGGAGCGTCCGCGTCGGACGGGGTACGCGTGTGTCCCGCGGTGCGGCTCTCTGACAGGCTCTGGCTCGTGACGTACGTAGTGACCGTGGACACCTGCATCCCGGAGGGCACTCCGGAGATGGACCCGCTTCAACGCGCCGGCGCCGTGGCGCTCATCGAGGACGGATTCGCCTCTGTGCGCTCCGTCAAAGGCCCCGAGGGAGTGGAAGTCGCTCTCCTCGACACCATCGTGGCCGTCCATCCCGGAGGCGCCCTGCTGAAAGTGATCGTGGACGCTCCGTCCCTGGAGCTCGCCGAGGACACCGTGCAGGCGCTCGTGGACGAGCTGCTGGAGCGCTCGGCGCTGCTGGCGGACTGGACGATCGAGCGGTGCGAGGTCGAGCTGCACCAGGATCTCGCCAGGGAGAGCCTCGACGCGGCCGAAGGCCCCGACGCCCCGCCCGACGACCTGGCCGCCCGCAAGGCCCGGCACTCCGCCGGCCCGTCGGTCGGGGACCCGGCGGAGGGCGACGGGGAGAAGAAGACCGCGGCGGTCAGAACGCAGATGCTCCGGCTGGCCGGAGCGCTGCGGTCGTTCCCTCCCGCGATATTCGGCGCGACGGGCGCGACGGGCGCGACGGGCGCGACCGGCATCACCGGGGTGACCGGCGCGACCGGGGAGGGAGCCGCCGCACTCGCCGCCGGCGCCCTCCTCTACGCGACCGACATCCTGGTGGACGAGCTGTTCGAAGACCTCCAGGTCCTGACGCAGGAGGACGCGGCCGTCGCCGAGTGCGAAGGCCCATTGTGGCACCTGGAACACCTTCCCGACCGTTACGCCCTCCAGTACGACGCCCGCTTCGCGCGCCGCTTCCTGGTGACCGTGATCGCCATGACCACCCGTTTCACCGACGGCTCCTTCCAGCGGCTCAGCTGCGTGGCCGAGGGACTCGCCCTGCGGCTGCTCCTCAACGAGACGACCACGACACTGGAGCTGTACGGACTCCTGGACGACGACGTGTCGGCCGCTCTCGACGCGTTCGCCGACCACGTGTACGAGGACATGGACCACCAGTGGCTCTACGACGACGCCCTGGGCGTGATCGACGGGGCGGCCGCCGGTACCGTCCCGAGGGCCGCGCCACTGGCGTTCAGGTCGTGGTTCACCCCCTTCGACGAGAGCGGCTACGTGCACCTGTCCCCGGCGGACGAAACCTGAAGCGGGCCGCGCGGTGAACGGCGCCCGGGGGCGGGCCGCGGGCGCGTCCGCCGTCGTGTGATGCTGGGCTTCATGACTGATCGACGCGAGGTCCTCGTCGTCCGCTGGCCCGGCCGGACCCGTTCCGCGGACGACGGGCCGGCCGCGCTGCTGGCCGCCTACCACCTGCGGACGGAGGCGGAGAAGGGCGCGGCCGTCGCCGACGTGGACGCGCTGCCGGAGCGCTATCGCAGGGAGATAGCGGACCCGCGGACGGTGTTCGCCGACGACGTCGTGCTCGTGGCGCTGATCGGGGACGCCACGGTGGGATGCCTGGTGGTGACCGCCCCCGCCGAAGGGCGGTCCGAGATCAAGAGGCTCTGGACGGATCCGGCGGTCCGGGGCCGGGGCGTCGCGTCCGGCCTGCTCCGCGCGGCGCTCGCGCAGGCCGCGGCGAA
It includes:
- a CDS encoding SpoIIE family protein phosphatase, with amino-acid sequence MEAPHRAGAAPEQPRGAVGYAGVLRELLPIALWREDSDGRIVEWSLAAQDLLGYRPQDVLDRLASALLVPEGNRELADHLTHRVQGGETVVGTLSVRHRDGHQVTMEMWIVPAADARGRPGALLIAVETSQVLRMRDSLAALESLFRQSPIGLATLGADLRFLRVNDALARMNGASAAEHLGRRLTEVVPGVNAVALEATMREVLERGTAVVDVRRTGRTPADPDRERTWSCSYAPLLDGGGRTLGVIASLIDITESQQAEHDAERARHRFALLAEAGARIGTTLDLRQTSEEIVQMLVPQLADSADVQLLEEVLAPDESTAVTRGVVRRTAALFPDPAAPTAKLRPGMTSRIAAGSLYERVIADGRPTNLYRADVPALVTDPRADELRAYLISLGSARLIPLVARGKVLGAIVVTRLRSREPFDDQECVLIDELAARAALNIDNALMYTRQRAAALTLQRSLTNRALPVVPGLELTGRYRPASEHDVGGDWYDVIALPDGRTGLVIGDVMGHGIHAAAVMGQLRTAVRTLARHDVDPARMLRSLDAVVAEMGDDQMATCVYAVHDPAAGGCLVARAGHPPPAVVTGAGAVTFLDGSPGTPLGTGGRQFEAEEVPLPSGSLLVLYTDGLIEARDRDLDQGLDRLARSLRRPGRPLPALCDGVLEQMLPRPAQDDVAILMARPQ
- a CDS encoding GNAT family N-acetyltransferase, translated to MTDRREVLVVRWPGRTRSADDGPAALLAAYHLRTEAEKGAAVADVDALPERYRREIADPRTVFADDVVLVALIGDATVGCLVVTAPAEGRSEIKRLWTDPAVRGRGVASGLLRAALAQAAANGVGVLRLSVWAWRTGAVALYERFGFAVTESWDEREQLVCMERAV